Proteins encoded in a region of the Streptomyces sp. NBC_00310 genome:
- a CDS encoding PhnD/SsuA/transferrin family substrate-binding protein has translation MFQRTLRTFAAAVVLTLTAACGASAEAESSSSSSSSSDLSSVTLRVGATGWKSEEAILKYAGLDDTPYKVKWNLFQGGDLQLQAIRAGALDLASSSEIPPIFAAADCDPNFEVVAVQRAATLNQEVVVPKGSEVTDIAGLKGRKVGYVQNTTAHYFLYELLEQAGLKWSDIDAKPLLPNDGLAALNGGGIDAFASYGTSIITAHQQGATTVGSGEDVLSGNFLWSARDSVLRSPARKAAVADLIARITRAYAYVRDGHEDGFAKITAEATHQPLAQARKDLLDAQAQRPTVARTVGDDTIASQQQVADAFTELGALKEKLDVRSFWTTALDADLKKAL, from the coding sequence GTGTTCCAGCGCACCCTGCGCACGTTTGCCGCCGCTGTGGTCCTGACGCTCACGGCGGCGTGCGGCGCCTCCGCCGAAGCCGAGTCGTCGTCCTCGTCCTCGTCCTCGTCGGACCTGTCGTCCGTGACCCTGAGAGTCGGCGCCACCGGCTGGAAGAGCGAGGAGGCGATCCTCAAGTACGCGGGCCTCGACGACACCCCGTACAAGGTCAAGTGGAACCTCTTCCAGGGCGGTGACCTGCAGCTCCAGGCGATCCGTGCCGGTGCGCTGGACCTGGCGTCCTCCAGTGAGATCCCGCCGATCTTCGCTGCCGCCGACTGCGACCCGAACTTCGAGGTCGTCGCCGTGCAGCGCGCCGCGACCCTCAACCAGGAGGTCGTCGTCCCCAAGGGGTCGGAGGTCACCGACATCGCCGGCCTGAAGGGCAGGAAGGTCGGCTATGTGCAGAACACGACCGCCCACTACTTCCTGTACGAGTTGTTGGAGCAGGCCGGCCTGAAGTGGTCCGACATCGACGCCAAGCCGCTGCTGCCCAACGACGGCCTCGCGGCCCTCAACGGCGGCGGCATCGACGCCTTCGCCTCCTACGGCACCTCGATCATCACCGCGCACCAGCAGGGCGCCACGACGGTCGGCTCCGGCGAGGACGTCCTGTCGGGCAACTTCCTGTGGTCGGCCAGGGACAGTGTGTTGAGGAGCCCCGCGCGGAAGGCGGCGGTGGCTGATCTCATCGCCAGGATCACCCGGGCGTACGCGTACGTACGGGACGGGCACGAGGACGGCTTCGCGAAGATCACCGCCGAGGCCACCCACCAGCCGCTCGCGCAGGCGAGGAAGGATCTGCTCGACGCGCAGGCGCAGCGGCCCACGGTGGCCCGCACGGTCGGCGACGACACGATCGCCTCGCAGCAGCAGGTCGCCGACGCGTTCACCGAACTGGGCGCGCTGAAGGAGAAGTTGGATGTGAGGTCGTTCTGGACGACCGCACTCGACGCCGATCTGAAGAAGGCCCTGTGA
- a CDS encoding sulfurtransferase, which translates to MSAGTDTGTDIGTGAGGGRDTHGRVTTSVAELAARLRSERPPVLLDVRWALGDPHGREHYAAGHIPGALYVDLDTELAAPPSPQGGRHPLPELADLQAAVRRWGVEEGRPVVVYDDLGNTAAARAWWLLRFAGVADVTLLDGALGAWKAAGLELESGVPAAPAPGGVVLRPGGLPVTDADGAAELALSGLLLDARAAERYRGEVEPVDTRAGHIPGAVSAPTGENLAADGTFRSAEELRERFVAKGTDRVERIGVYCGSGVTAAHQIAALALAGFEATLFPGSWSAWSADPARPAVEGSRP; encoded by the coding sequence ATGAGCGCCGGCACGGACACGGGGACGGACATCGGGACGGGTGCGGGTGGCGGGCGGGACACGCACGGGCGGGTCACCACCTCCGTCGCCGAACTCGCCGCACGGCTCCGCTCCGAGCGTCCGCCCGTACTGCTCGATGTGCGGTGGGCGCTCGGTGACCCGCACGGCCGCGAGCACTACGCGGCCGGGCACATCCCGGGCGCGCTGTATGTGGACCTCGACACCGAACTGGCCGCGCCGCCCAGTCCGCAGGGCGGGCGGCATCCGCTGCCCGAGCTCGCGGATCTCCAGGCCGCGGTGCGGCGCTGGGGTGTCGAGGAGGGGCGGCCGGTCGTCGTGTACGACGATCTGGGCAACACGGCGGCGGCACGGGCGTGGTGGCTCCTGCGGTTCGCCGGGGTGGCCGATGTGACGCTGCTGGACGGGGCGTTGGGGGCCTGGAAGGCCGCCGGGCTGGAGCTGGAGTCGGGGGTGCCCGCCGCTCCGGCGCCCGGTGGTGTCGTTCTGCGACCCGGTGGGCTCCCGGTGACCGATGCCGACGGGGCCGCCGAACTCGCTCTGTCGGGGCTGCTGTTGGACGCGCGGGCGGCCGAGCGGTACCGGGGTGAGGTCGAACCGGTGGATACGCGGGCCGGGCACATTCCGGGGGCGGTGTCGGCGCCGACCGGGGAGAACCTGGCGGCCGACGGGACGTTCCGGTCGGCCGAGGAGCTGCGGGAGCGGTTCGTGGCGAAGGGCACCGACCGGGTGGAGCGCATCGGCGTGTACTGCGGTTCCGGTGTCACCGCCGCCCATCAGATCGCCGCGCTCGCCCTCGCCGGTTTCGAGGCGACGCTCTTCCCCGGCTCCTGGTCAGCCTGGTCCGCCGATCCGGCCCGCCCGGCCGTGGAGGGAAGCCGGCCATGA
- the glgB gene encoding 1,4-alpha-glucan branching enzyme produces the protein MALRDTTSPEAAGPPPRRPRLTVAAPPLAPDDRARLLSGAHHDPHALLGAHPVPGGVAVRALRPYAHAVSVVIDGERTYLASEGDGLFSVLLPLDAVPEYTLLVAYEDTDHEVHDPYRFLPALGELDLHLIREGRHEQLWKALGAEPMTHQGVTGTRFTVWAPNARGVRVVGDFGCWNGTAFPMRSLGSSGVWELFVPGVGEGAHYKFEITSRHGHRLLKADPMARQAEVPPATASVVTASHYEWDDAEWMAGRGDIPVHEAPFSVYEIHLPSWRPGLTYRQLADVLPEYVRDLGFTHVELMPVAQHPFSGSWGYQITGFYAPTARLGTPDDFRYLVDALHRAGIGVIVDWVPAHFPKDDWALGRFDGEPLYEPGDSRRAEHPDWGTYEFDFGRTEVRNFLVANAVYWCEEFHVDGLRVDAVASMLYLDYSRDSGQWSPNVFGGREDLDAVAFLQEMNATVYRRAPGVVTIAEESTAWDGVTRPTDSGGLGFGLKWNMGWMHDSLGYIEHEPVHRKYHHNEMSFSMVYAYSENYVLPISHDEVVHGKQALVSKMPGDWWQRRANHRAYLGFMWAHPGKQLLFMGQEFAQGAEWSEAHGPEWWLLDPEYVAQADHRGVRDLVRDLNTTYRHTPALWQRDTDPAGFQWVSGDAAEDNVFAFLRLDADGTPLLAVSNFSPVVRADYRLGVPGDVSAWREVLNTDAAVYGGSDVSNAHPVTPEPHAWHGRPAGIRVTLPPLATVWFRPA, from the coding sequence GTGGCCCTGCGCGACACCACTTCCCCCGAGGCGGCGGGCCCGCCCCCGCGCAGGCCCCGGCTGACCGTGGCCGCCCCTCCCCTGGCCCCCGACGACCGTGCGCGGCTGCTCTCCGGCGCCCACCACGATCCGCACGCCCTGCTCGGCGCCCATCCGGTGCCGGGCGGGGTGGCCGTGCGGGCCCTGCGTCCGTACGCGCATGCCGTGAGCGTCGTGATCGACGGCGAGCGCACCTATCTCGCCTCGGAGGGCGACGGTCTCTTCTCCGTCCTGCTCCCGCTGGACGCCGTCCCGGAGTACACGCTGCTCGTCGCCTACGAGGACACCGACCACGAGGTCCATGACCCGTACCGTTTCCTGCCCGCGCTCGGTGAACTGGACCTGCACCTGATCCGTGAGGGGCGGCACGAGCAGCTGTGGAAGGCGCTCGGCGCCGAGCCGATGACCCACCAGGGCGTGACCGGCACCCGCTTCACCGTGTGGGCGCCGAACGCCCGAGGGGTGCGGGTCGTCGGGGACTTCGGCTGCTGGAACGGGACGGCGTTCCCGATGAGGTCCCTCGGTTCGTCCGGCGTCTGGGAGCTGTTCGTGCCGGGGGTGGGCGAGGGCGCCCACTACAAGTTCGAGATCACCTCCCGGCACGGCCACCGTCTCCTCAAGGCCGACCCGATGGCACGCCAGGCGGAGGTGCCGCCCGCGACGGCGTCCGTCGTCACGGCCTCGCACTACGAGTGGGATGACGCGGAGTGGATGGCCGGGCGCGGGGACATCCCGGTGCACGAGGCCCCGTTCTCCGTCTACGAGATCCATCTTCCGTCCTGGCGGCCGGGGCTGACGTACCGTCAACTCGCTGATGTACTCCCGGAGTACGTCCGCGACCTCGGCTTCACCCACGTCGAGCTGATGCCGGTCGCCCAGCACCCGTTCAGCGGCTCCTGGGGCTACCAGATCACCGGTTTCTACGCGCCCACGGCTCGGCTCGGCACCCCCGACGACTTCAGATACCTCGTCGACGCGCTGCACCGGGCCGGGATCGGTGTGATCGTGGACTGGGTGCCCGCCCACTTCCCCAAGGACGACTGGGCACTCGGCCGCTTCGACGGGGAGCCGCTCTACGAGCCCGGGGACAGCCGGCGGGCCGAGCATCCGGACTGGGGGACGTACGAGTTCGACTTCGGCCGCACCGAGGTGCGCAACTTCCTTGTGGCGAACGCCGTGTACTGGTGCGAGGAGTTCCATGTCGACGGGCTGCGGGTGGACGCGGTCGCGTCGATGCTCTACCTCGACTACTCGCGTGACTCCGGCCAGTGGTCGCCCAATGTGTTCGGCGGACGCGAGGACCTGGACGCGGTCGCGTTCCTGCAGGAGATGAACGCGACCGTGTACCGGCGGGCGCCGGGTGTGGTGACCATCGCGGAGGAGTCCACGGCCTGGGACGGGGTGACCCGCCCGACGGACAGCGGTGGGCTGGGCTTCGGGCTGAAGTGGAACATGGGATGGATGCACGACTCGCTGGGCTACATCGAGCACGAGCCGGTGCACCGCAAGTACCACCACAACGAGATGTCGTTCTCGATGGTGTACGCGTACAGCGAGAACTACGTCCTGCCCATCTCCCACGACGAAGTCGTGCACGGGAAGCAGGCGTTGGTGTCGAAGATGCCGGGCGACTGGTGGCAGCGGCGGGCGAACCACCGGGCGTATCTCGGGTTCATGTGGGCCCACCCCGGCAAGCAACTCCTCTTCATGGGGCAGGAGTTCGCGCAGGGGGCGGAGTGGTCGGAGGCCCACGGACCCGAGTGGTGGCTGCTCGATCCGGAATACGTCGCGCAGGCCGACCACCGGGGGGTGCGGGACCTCGTCCGCGACCTCAACACGACCTATCGCCACACCCCCGCCCTCTGGCAGCGGGACACCGACCCGGCCGGCTTCCAGTGGGTGAGCGGGGACGCCGCCGAGGACAACGTCTTCGCGTTCCTGCGGCTCGACGCGGACGGCACACCGCTCCTCGCCGTCTCCAACTTCAGCCCCGTGGTCCGCGCGGACTACCGCCTGGGAGTGCCCGGAGACGTCTCGGCGTGGCGCGAGGTGCTGAACACGGACGCCGCGGTCTATGGGGGGAGCGACGTCTCCAACGCGCACCCCGTGACACCCGAGCCCCACGCCTGGCACGGTCGACCGGCCGGCATCCGCGTGACCTTGCCTCCGCTGGCGACGGTGTGGTTCCGCCCGGCGTGA
- a CDS encoding VOC family protein, with protein MTAGLKTIIYPVKDLAGAKALFSALLKVEPYADSAYYVGFKDAGQDVGLDPNGHAKGMTGPVPYWHVTDIRATLAGLLGAGAETLEDVHDVGGGRLIASVKDTDGNLIGLVEDTAAE; from the coding sequence ATGACCGCCGGACTCAAGACCATCATCTACCCCGTCAAGGACCTGGCCGGGGCGAAGGCCCTGTTCAGCGCCCTGCTGAAGGTGGAGCCGTACGCGGACTCGGCGTACTACGTCGGGTTCAAGGACGCGGGGCAGGACGTGGGGCTGGACCCCAACGGCCACGCGAAGGGGATGACGGGTCCGGTGCCGTACTGGCACGTCACCGACATCCGGGCGACGCTGGCGGGGCTGCTCGGCGCCGGGGCGGAGACGCTGGAGGACGTCCACGACGTGGGCGGCGGCCGGCTGATCGCCTCGGTGAAGGACACGGACGGGAACCTGATCGGGCTCGTGGAGGACACCGCGGCGGAGTAG
- a CDS encoding LysR family transcriptional regulator yields MPQPVLDIVALRSLTAIADCGGFHRAARSLALSQSAVSQHVRRLEKTLGRAIVEREGRGTRFTPDGRLLVEQARRILAVHDEAVRALLDTDGDTVTIGSTEHAADQFLPRLTAAVQEVRPGCRVRFRIDRSARLVEAVERGSVDVAVYVTEAAATEGTPVGGLPLTWHAPPGWEAPTAPVPVPLVAVEDPCAIRRRAISTLAAHGVAATVVGDAGYLAGVLDIARTGQGVALLAAVGPAPDGLTPYDGLPPVTPIPMSALARPGADPATVEAAFEAVRELLR; encoded by the coding sequence ATGCCCCAACCTGTCCTCGACATCGTGGCCCTGCGCAGTCTGACCGCGATAGCCGACTGCGGCGGCTTCCACCGCGCGGCCCGCTCCCTCGCCCTCAGCCAGTCCGCGGTGAGCCAGCACGTCCGCAGGCTGGAGAAGACGCTCGGCCGCGCGATCGTCGAACGCGAGGGGCGCGGTACCCGCTTCACCCCCGACGGACGGCTCCTCGTCGAGCAGGCCCGCCGCATCCTCGCCGTCCACGACGAGGCCGTGCGTGCCCTGCTCGACACCGACGGCGACACCGTCACCATCGGCTCCACCGAGCACGCGGCCGACCAGTTCCTGCCACGGCTGACGGCGGCCGTGCAGGAGGTGCGCCCGGGCTGCCGCGTGCGGTTCCGCATCGACCGCTCGGCACGGCTCGTCGAGGCCGTGGAGCGGGGGAGTGTCGATGTCGCGGTGTACGTCACCGAGGCTGCCGCGACCGAGGGCACCCCTGTCGGCGGTCTGCCCCTGACCTGGCACGCCCCGCCCGGCTGGGAGGCGCCGACGGCCCCCGTCCCGGTCCCGTTGGTGGCGGTCGAGGACCCGTGCGCGATCCGTCGCCGGGCCATCTCCACGCTCGCCGCGCACGGTGTCGCCGCCACGGTCGTCGGCGACGCGGGCTATCTCGCCGGCGTCCTCGACATCGCCCGCACCGGCCAGGGCGTCGCCCTCCTCGCCGCCGTCGGCCCCGCTCCCGACGGGCTCACCCCGTACGACGGACTCCCGCCCGTCACCCCCATCCCCATGAGCGCCCTCGCCCGCCCCGGCGCCGACCCGGCCACGGTGGAGGCCGCCTTCGAGGCCGTACGGGAACTGCTGCGCTGA
- a CDS encoding ABC transporter substrate-binding protein, with protein MTPPAVRRIAAAALSLTALLALTGCGGDSSARASAEDGRVTLTIGDQAKTLQTIVAASGALKGADYRVKWAEFEGAAPLYQTVQANAADTTYSADLPALQALSGGVRFKTVAALKNDGRHVGIVVRDGSGIDSVKDLKGQKVVVSSAKGSISEYLLANVLQRNGLTYSDVKVQYLLPTDAQAAFASGKINAWATFGVYQAVGLEQGGKLLVDGADGRVSGYGFIGASDEALADAGKKAALGDFLKRLGTALKWADTHEDAYAKAIVERNGADESVAKTLASAAYSQVLPIDAEVTKTVQGVADLMNGIGVLEPNVDVAGTADTSVLE; from the coding sequence GTGACACCCCCAGCAGTACGCCGGATCGCGGCCGCCGCGCTGAGCCTCACCGCCCTGCTGGCGCTGACCGGCTGCGGCGGCGACTCCTCGGCGCGGGCTTCCGCCGAGGACGGCCGGGTCACGCTGACCATCGGCGACCAGGCCAAGACCCTCCAGACCATCGTCGCCGCCTCCGGCGCTCTCAAGGGCGCCGACTACCGGGTGAAGTGGGCCGAGTTCGAGGGCGCGGCCCCGCTCTACCAGACCGTGCAGGCGAACGCCGCCGACACGACGTACTCGGCCGATCTGCCCGCCCTCCAGGCGCTCAGCGGCGGGGTGCGCTTCAAGACGGTCGCCGCGCTGAAGAACGACGGGCGGCATGTCGGGATCGTCGTCCGGGACGGGTCCGGCATCGACAGCGTCAAGGACCTGAAGGGCCAGAAGGTCGTGGTGTCCTCGGCCAAGGGCAGCATCTCGGAGTATCTGCTCGCCAACGTCCTTCAGCGGAACGGGCTGACGTACTCCGACGTGAAGGTGCAGTACCTGCTGCCGACGGACGCGCAGGCCGCCTTCGCCTCCGGGAAGATCAATGCGTGGGCGACCTTCGGCGTCTACCAGGCCGTCGGTCTGGAGCAGGGCGGCAAGCTGCTCGTCGACGGCGCCGACGGCCGCGTCAGCGGGTACGGCTTCATCGGGGCCTCCGACGAGGCCCTCGCCGACGCGGGCAAGAAGGCCGCGCTCGGGGACTTCCTGAAGCGGCTCGGTACGGCCCTGAAGTGGGCCGACACGCACGAGGACGCGTACGCGAAGGCCATCGTGGAACGCAACGGCGCCGACGAGTCCGTGGCGAAGACCCTCGCCTCGGCCGCGTACAGCCAGGTGCTGCCGATCGACGCCGAGGTGACGAAGACGGTCCAGGGCGTCGCCGACCTGATGAACGGCATCGGGGTGCTCGAACCGAACGTCGACGTGGCCGGGACCGCCGACACCAGCGTCCTCGAGTGA
- a CDS encoding MarR family winged helix-turn-helix transcriptional regulator: MAANTADVRLEEQWRGILSVHARTMCEIDRVLHPHGLGASDFEVLDILASGMAAATAAGDLCRVQNIAEKVHLSQSALSRLIGRLEKDGLVERSVCAEDRRGVWVTLTDKGRDLHAEVLPLQRDVLARMLRQG, from the coding sequence ATGGCAGCGAACACGGCCGACGTCCGGCTCGAGGAGCAGTGGCGGGGCATCCTGTCCGTGCACGCCCGCACGATGTGCGAGATCGACCGCGTGCTGCATCCGCACGGCCTGGGCGCCAGCGACTTCGAGGTGCTCGACATCCTCGCGTCGGGCATGGCGGCGGCCACCGCGGCCGGGGACCTGTGCCGGGTGCAGAACATCGCGGAGAAGGTCCACCTCAGCCAGAGCGCGCTCTCCCGGCTGATCGGCCGGCTGGAGAAGGACGGCCTGGTGGAACGGTCCGTCTGCGCGGAGGACCGGCGCGGGGTGTGGGTCACCCTCACGGACAAGGGCCGCGACCTGCACGCGGAGGTCCTGCCCCTGCAGCGTGACGTCCTGGCCCGTATGTTGCGGCAGGGCTGA
- a CDS encoding ABC transporter permease: MTTKPLVLPRRPATEGTAPTPARVTIRGTARTARRFTVPRAVRRACGPVGLVLLWFLTSATGLLPESVLASPVDVVQQAVELTKSGELPDAVAASGRRAATGFLIGAAVALSLSLLAGLFRLGEDVIDSSMGMFRAIPWVGLIPLFIVWFGIEETPKIALVALGVTYPLYFNIYGGIRSTDAQLVEAARMMGLGRLGLITYVILPSALPGALVGLRYALSTAWLALVFAEQINADAGLGHLMSNAQQYFRTDVIVLCLAVYALLGLACDFAVRVLSRRLLTWRANFEGEA; the protein is encoded by the coding sequence ATGACGACGAAACCACTTGTGCTCCCCCGGCGTCCGGCCACCGAGGGCACAGCGCCCACGCCGGCCCGCGTCACCATCCGGGGCACCGCGAGGACAGCGCGCCGTTTCACCGTCCCCCGTGCCGTCCGCCGCGCCTGCGGGCCTGTCGGTCTGGTCCTGCTGTGGTTCCTGACATCGGCGACCGGACTGCTCCCCGAGTCCGTCCTCGCCTCCCCCGTGGACGTCGTCCAGCAGGCCGTGGAACTGACGAAGAGCGGCGAACTCCCCGATGCCGTCGCCGCCTCGGGCAGGCGGGCCGCCACCGGGTTCCTGATCGGGGCGGCCGTCGCGCTGAGCCTGTCGCTGCTGGCCGGCCTGTTCCGGCTGGGCGAGGACGTCATCGACTCCTCGATGGGCATGTTCCGGGCGATCCCCTGGGTGGGTCTGATCCCGCTGTTCATCGTGTGGTTCGGCATCGAGGAGACGCCGAAGATCGCGCTGGTCGCGCTGGGTGTGACGTATCCGCTGTACTTCAACATCTACGGCGGGATCCGGTCGACGGACGCCCAACTCGTCGAGGCCGCCCGGATGATGGGCCTCGGTCGGCTGGGGCTGATCACGTACGTGATCCTGCCGAGCGCGCTGCCCGGGGCTCTCGTGGGGCTCCGGTACGCGCTGTCGACGGCCTGGCTGGCACTGGTGTTCGCCGAGCAGATCAACGCGGACGCGGGGCTCGGCCATCTGATGAGCAACGCCCAGCAGTACTTCCGCACGGACGTCATCGTGCTCTGCCTCGCCGTGTACGCGCTGCTCGGGCTGGCCTGTGACTTCGCCGTACGTGTCCTGTCGCGCAGGCTGCTGACCTGGCGGGCCAACTTCGAGGGGGAGGCATGA
- a CDS encoding ABC transporter ATP-binding protein, with product MTTVSETATGVSNSVEIRGLSRAFDGHTVLHELDLDIREGEFVALLGHSGCGKSTLLRILAGLDEEIGGEVTVPARRSAAFQSPRLLPWLRVWRNVVLGLPGRADRALAAKALDEVGIADRATVWPKTLSGGQAQRVSLARALVREPELLLLDEPFGALDALTRGRVQQLVAELWQRHGCAILLVTHDVEEALLLADRVLVMDQGRIAHELTVDLPRPRDLTAPEFVSLRARLLTWLGVNRTLEGTPS from the coding sequence ATGACCACCGTGTCCGAGACCGCCACCGGTGTGTCCAACAGCGTGGAGATACGCGGCCTTTCGCGGGCCTTCGACGGTCATACCGTGCTGCACGAGCTCGATCTCGACATCAGGGAGGGCGAGTTCGTGGCTCTCCTCGGGCACAGCGGCTGCGGCAAGTCGACGCTGCTGCGGATCCTCGCCGGACTGGACGAGGAGATCGGCGGCGAGGTGACCGTGCCGGCCCGGCGCAGTGCGGCCTTCCAGTCGCCCCGGCTGCTGCCCTGGCTGAGGGTGTGGCGCAACGTGGTCCTCGGTCTGCCGGGCCGGGCGGACCGGGCGCTGGCCGCGAAGGCGCTGGACGAGGTCGGCATCGCGGACCGCGCGACCGTGTGGCCGAAGACGCTGTCCGGCGGTCAGGCCCAGCGGGTCTCGCTGGCCCGCGCCCTTGTCCGTGAACCCGAACTCCTGCTGCTGGACGAGCCGTTCGGCGCTCTCGACGCGCTCACCCGGGGCAGGGTGCAGCAACTGGTCGCCGAGCTGTGGCAGCGCCACGGTTGCGCGATCCTCCTGGTCACGCACGACGTGGAGGAGGCGCTGCTGCTCGCCGACCGCGTGCTGGTGATGGACCAGGGCCGTATCGCGCACGAGCTGACCGTCGATCTGCCCCGGCCCCGTGATCTGACCGCCCCCGAGTTCGTCTCCCTGCGCGCCCGCCTGCTGACCTGGCTCGGCGTGAACCGCACCCTGGAAGGAACCCCCTCGTGA
- a CDS encoding LLM class flavin-dependent oxidoreductase — protein MPVEFISAVHTAPGVNGPAASARTGFDPDYVREYARALDDGGFDHTLVAYHSASPDALQLAQFVATHTERIRPILAHRPGVIFPTHAARALATLDQISDGRLSLHIISGGSDEEQRREGDYLDKAERYERSDEYIQILRKVWTADGPVSHEGEYFRFEGYHSDVKPVNGLIPVSVGGSSQDAYRVGGQQGDIFGLWGEPLKETAEQIAAVNAVADAAGRPHPRIWVSFRPIIAPTEELAWEKAHRTLGVLKAESASSDAFRHYRTSGRPANVGSQRLLAIAERGEVHDRCLWTAPAVATNAAGASTALVGTPETVAKALLDYVDIGCDLLSIRGYDPLNDAIDYARHVLPLVRQELAHRAVGAQAA, from the coding sequence ATGCCCGTGGAATTCATCAGCGCCGTCCACACCGCCCCCGGTGTCAACGGGCCCGCGGCGAGCGCCCGCACCGGCTTCGACCCGGACTACGTCCGCGAGTACGCCCGCGCCCTGGACGACGGCGGCTTCGACCACACCCTCGTCGCCTACCACTCGGCGTCCCCGGACGCCCTCCAACTGGCCCAGTTCGTGGCCACGCACACCGAACGGATCCGCCCGATCCTGGCCCACCGGCCGGGCGTCATCTTCCCGACGCACGCGGCACGCGCGCTCGCGACCCTCGACCAGATCAGCGACGGCAGGCTGTCGCTGCACATCATCTCCGGGGGCAGTGACGAGGAGCAGCGGCGGGAGGGTGACTACCTCGACAAGGCGGAGCGGTACGAGCGTTCGGACGAATACATCCAGATCCTGAGGAAGGTGTGGACGGCCGACGGACCCGTCTCGCACGAGGGCGAGTACTTCCGGTTCGAGGGCTACCACTCCGATGTGAAACCGGTGAACGGGCTGATCCCGGTCTCGGTGGGCGGATCCTCGCAGGACGCCTACCGGGTGGGCGGGCAGCAGGGCGACATCTTCGGGCTGTGGGGCGAGCCGCTCAAGGAGACGGCGGAGCAGATCGCCGCCGTGAACGCGGTCGCGGACGCCGCCGGGCGCCCCCATCCGCGGATCTGGGTGTCGTTCCGGCCGATCATCGCGCCCACCGAGGAGCTGGCCTGGGAGAAGGCCCACCGCACCCTGGGTGTGCTGAAGGCGGAGTCGGCCTCGTCGGACGCGTTCCGGCACTACCGGACCAGCGGGCGCCCGGCGAACGTGGGCTCGCAGCGGCTGCTCGCCATCGCCGAGCGGGGCGAGGTGCACGACCGCTGCCTGTGGACGGCGCCGGCGGTCGCCACCAACGCGGCCGGGGCCTCGACCGCCCTGGTCGGCACTCCGGAGACCGTCGCGAAGGCGCTGCTCGACTACGTCGACATCGGCTGCGACCTGCTGTCGATCCGGGGCTACGACCCGCTGAACGACGCCATCGACTACGCCCGCCATGTCCTGCCCCTGGTCCGGCAGGAGCTCGCCCACCGCGCCGTCGGCGCCCAGGCCGCCTGA
- a CDS encoding alpha/beta hydrolase, giving the protein MPSSALSSWDEPEGLAARGTLVVLAGRGEHGGVYERFGRRLAFDAYRVRALGDPTADPAVLDAAAKLLADESLPGPKVLVGSDTGARYAVQLAAERAAGLDALILAGLPIGSWTSGSWEAEAAARTACPTHQGRLANDPDFRRGVLDESPDDLPELRLDLVDVPVLALHGTDDAVSPLDGALDAYAGHPGVRTVTFDGGRHDVLNDALHRTAAATVVLFLERLRLSAELPAIAEGAV; this is encoded by the coding sequence ATGCCCTCCTCCGCACTGTCCTCCTGGGACGAACCCGAAGGCCTCGCCGCGCGCGGCACGCTCGTCGTGCTCGCCGGACGGGGTGAGCACGGCGGCGTGTACGAGCGGTTCGGCCGCCGTCTCGCCTTCGACGCCTACCGTGTCCGCGCCCTCGGCGATCCGACCGCCGACCCCGCGGTCCTCGACGCGGCGGCCAAGCTCCTGGCCGACGAGTCGCTGCCCGGCCCCAAGGTGCTGGTCGGCTCCGACACGGGCGCCCGGTACGCCGTACAGCTCGCCGCCGAGCGGGCCGCGGGACTCGACGCACTGATCCTCGCCGGGCTGCCCATCGGGTCCTGGACGTCCGGGAGTTGGGAGGCCGAGGCAGCGGCACGGACCGCCTGCCCCACCCATCAGGGGCGGCTGGCGAACGACCCGGACTTCCGGCGGGGCGTGCTCGACGAGAGCCCCGACGACCTGCCGGAGCTGCGCCTGGACCTCGTGGACGTCCCCGTGCTCGCCCTGCACGGCACGGACGACGCCGTCAGCCCGCTCGACGGGGCGCTCGACGCGTACGCGGGCCACCCCGGGGTACGGACCGTGACCTTCGACGGCGGTCGGCACGACGTACTGAACGACGCCCTGCACCGCACCGCCGCCGCCACGGTGGTCCTCTTCCTCGAACGACTGCGCCTGTCCGCCGAACTGCCCGCCATCGCGGAGGGTGCGGTATGA